The uncultured Roseibium sp. genome contains a region encoding:
- a CDS encoding ABC transporter substrate-binding protein — protein MTLETSRRSFLKAGGATVLSASMLPFLKSLPAEAAGNDVIVAVTGQTMNSLDIHRTGTNRASYQVAVNAYDRLVSFGTKTLPDGSLSYDYSVIEPEVAESWETSEDGKTITFKLRADGKFQDGSPITAHDVKWSFDRAVSVGGFPTVQMKAGSLEKPEQFEAVDDLTFVLKLPHPSKLSLPDLAVPVPMIINSKVAKAHATADDPWAMEYLHKTPAGSGGFKILSWKPGEQLVYERNDNYTSGPVPAVKRVVIREVPSPATRRALFERGDVQISFDMPNKDAKELAGMDGLTVNTTPVENAFYCLCPNLIFEPFKDKRVRQAIAWSVPYEEVFQTAAYGRGNPMWGGESTSPADIAWPQKFPYTTDLDKAKALLDEAGYKDGFEVPLSIALDQSDWMEPAALLIQENLAKIGIKAPIDKIPGANWRTASLVEKRLALPLETFGGWLNYPCYYFFWAYLDGHLFNASNYRNEEIEKLTGETLYMSVDDPDYAPKIKRMIEIAWDEVPRIALWQPAVNVGLRQVDGYEYWFHRQLDGRTLKKV, from the coding sequence TTGAGACTTCCCGGAGATCTTTCCTGAAAGCGGGCGGCGCCACGGTGCTGAGCGCATCCATGCTGCCGTTCCTGAAAAGCCTGCCGGCCGAAGCCGCCGGCAATGACGTGATCGTCGCCGTGACCGGCCAGACCATGAACAGCCTCGACATTCACCGCACCGGCACCAATCGCGCCAGCTACCAGGTCGCGGTCAACGCCTATGACCGGCTGGTCAGCTTTGGCACCAAGACGTTGCCCGACGGCAGCCTGTCCTACGATTATTCCGTGATCGAGCCGGAAGTCGCCGAAAGCTGGGAAACCTCCGAGGACGGCAAGACAATCACCTTCAAGCTGCGCGCCGACGGCAAGTTCCAGGACGGGTCGCCGATCACCGCCCATGACGTCAAATGGTCCTTCGACCGGGCGGTTTCCGTCGGCGGTTTCCCGACCGTGCAGATGAAGGCCGGCTCCCTGGAAAAGCCGGAACAGTTCGAGGCGGTCGACGACCTGACCTTCGTGCTCAAGCTGCCCCATCCCTCCAAGCTGAGCCTGCCGGATCTCGCCGTGCCGGTGCCGATGATCATCAACTCCAAGGTGGCCAAGGCCCATGCGACCGCCGACGATCCCTGGGCGATGGAATACCTGCACAAGACCCCGGCCGGGTCCGGCGGGTTCAAGATCCTGTCCTGGAAGCCGGGCGAGCAGCTCGTTTACGAGCGCAACGACAATTACACCTCCGGTCCCGTGCCCGCGGTGAAGCGGGTGGTGATCCGCGAAGTACCGAGCCCGGCGACCCGCCGCGCCCTGTTCGAGCGCGGCGACGTGCAGATCTCCTTCGACATGCCCAACAAGGATGCCAAGGAACTGGCCGGCATGGACGGCCTGACCGTGAACACCACGCCGGTGGAAAACGCCTTCTACTGCCTGTGTCCGAACCTGATCTTCGAACCGTTCAAGGACAAGCGCGTGCGCCAGGCCATCGCATGGTCGGTGCCTTACGAGGAAGTGTTCCAGACAGCGGCCTACGGCCGGGGCAACCCCATGTGGGGCGGGGAGAGCACGAGCCCGGCGGATATCGCCTGGCCGCAGAAATTCCCCTATACGACCGATCTCGACAAGGCGAAGGCCCTGCTTGATGAGGCCGGCTACAAGGACGGCTTCGAGGTGCCGCTTTCCATCGCGCTTGACCAGTCCGACTGGATGGAACCGGCGGCCCTGCTGATCCAGGAAAACCTGGCGAAGATCGGCATCAAGGCGCCGATCGACAAGATCCCCGGCGCCAACTGGCGGACCGCTTCGCTGGTCGAGAAGCGCCTGGCCCTGCCGCTGGAAACCTTCGGCGGCTGGCTGAACTATCCCTGCTACTACTTCTTCTGGGCCTATCTGGACGGCCATCTCTTCAACGCCTCCAACTACCGCAACGAGGAAATCGAAAAGCTGACCGGCGAGACGCTCTACATGTCGGTCGACGATCCGGACTACGCGCCGAAGATCAAGCGCATGATCGAGATCGCCTGGGACGAGGTTCCGCGCATCGCCTTGTGGCAGCCGGCGGTCAATGTCGGCCTGCGCCAGGTGGACGGCTACGAGTACTGGTTCCACCGCCAGCTCGACGGCCGCACCCTGAAGAAGGTCTGA
- a CDS encoding ABC transporter permease: protein MPGRLKTVLIRIAQAIPVVIGVVIISFVLTRALPGDPAVYFAGMAADEDSIAQVRENLGLDKSLPEQFLVYVSDLASGNMGTSLSTGQPVAQDLASRLPASLELTLTALILSCAIAIPLGVLAATNPGSMIDHVCRVLVTAGVSLPTFFTGIVLIYVFYYLLGLAPSPLGRLDFTYIEPDHVTGFYLIDAALAGDWETWLGALKQLALPAITLALFTLAPLARMTRAAMLSTLSSDFIRTARAAGLTDETVLFTYAFRNALLPVITTLGMVFSFTLGANVLVEKVYAWPGIGSYAVEALVVSDYAAVQGFVLAMALLFVVLNLLIDLAYTAIDPRIGFSSQ from the coding sequence ATGCCGGGCCGCCTGAAAACAGTGCTGATCCGAATTGCGCAGGCCATCCCCGTCGTGATCGGTGTCGTGATCATCAGCTTCGTGCTGACGCGGGCATTGCCGGGCGACCCGGCCGTCTATTTCGCCGGCATGGCCGCCGACGAAGATTCCATCGCGCAGGTGCGCGAAAACCTCGGGCTGGACAAGTCCCTGCCCGAGCAGTTCCTGGTCTATGTGAGCGATCTGGCCTCCGGCAACATGGGCACGTCGCTTTCCACCGGCCAGCCGGTGGCCCAGGACCTGGCGAGCCGGTTGCCGGCCTCGCTCGAACTCACGCTGACCGCGCTGATCCTGTCCTGCGCGATCGCAATCCCGCTCGGTGTGCTCGCGGCCACGAACCCCGGCTCGATGATCGACCATGTCTGCCGGGTGCTGGTGACTGCCGGGGTGTCATTGCCGACGTTCTTCACCGGGATCGTGCTGATCTACGTGTTCTACTACCTGCTCGGTCTCGCGCCGTCGCCGCTCGGCCGGCTCGATTTCACCTATATCGAGCCCGACCACGTCACCGGTTTCTACCTGATCGACGCGGCGCTGGCCGGCGACTGGGAAACCTGGCTCGGCGCGCTGAAGCAGCTCGCGCTGCCGGCGATCACGCTGGCCCTGTTCACGCTGGCACCGCTTGCCCGGATGACCCGGGCGGCCATGCTGAGCACGCTGTCCTCCGACTTCATCCGCACGGCCAGGGCCGCCGGGCTGACGGACGAGACGGTGCTTTTTACCTATGCCTTCCGCAATGCCCTGCTGCCGGTGATCACCACCCTCGGCATGGTGTTTTCCTTCACGCTCGGCGCCAACGTGCTGGTGGAGAAGGTCTATGCCTGGCCCGGCATCGGCTCCTACGCGGTGGAGGCGCTGGTCGTCTCCGATTATGCGGCCGTGCAGGGCTTCGTGCTCGCCATGGCGCTTCTGTTCGTCGTTCTCAATCTCCTGATCGACCTTGCCTATACGGCGATCGATCCGCGCATAGGATTCAGCAGCCAATGA
- a CDS encoding ABC transporter permease has translation MNDLATDPGIGKSNGALDHLIYVLKENPVTLIAFAMFGVLLFVAVFGPVIAPYDPLQSDAAAALQPPSLAHWFGTDNLGRDVFSRTIIAARLDLMISVAAVALSFVFGSFLGAVAGYWGGLIDGVLNRVFDTIMAFPLFVLAMGIVAALGNTVENIVYATAVINIPFYARLVRAEVNIRRTSGFAQAAKLAGNSDLRVLACHIYPNALPPMMVQVSLNLGWAILNAAGLSFIGLGVRPPTAEWGIMVAEGANFIVSGEWWLALFPGAMLMFAVFTFNLLGDGLRDIVDPRQRT, from the coding sequence ATGAACGACCTCGCAACAGACCCTGGGATCGGGAAGTCGAACGGCGCGCTGGATCATCTGATCTACGTGCTGAAGGAAAACCCGGTCACGCTGATTGCCTTCGCCATGTTTGGCGTTCTGCTTTTCGTCGCCGTCTTCGGCCCGGTCATCGCGCCTTACGATCCGCTGCAGTCGGATGCGGCCGCCGCCCTGCAGCCGCCGTCGCTGGCTCATTGGTTCGGCACGGACAACCTGGGCCGGGACGTGTTCAGCCGGACGATTATCGCCGCGCGGCTCGACCTGATGATTTCGGTCGCCGCCGTGGCGCTCTCCTTCGTGTTCGGATCGTTCCTGGGCGCTGTCGCCGGCTACTGGGGCGGTCTCATCGACGGGGTGCTGAACCGGGTCTTCGACACGATCATGGCGTTCCCGCTGTTCGTGCTCGCCATGGGCATCGTCGCGGCCCTCGGCAACACGGTGGAAAACATCGTCTACGCAACGGCGGTCATCAACATTCCGTTCTATGCGCGGCTGGTGCGGGCGGAGGTCAACATCCGCCGAACGTCGGGCTTTGCACAGGCGGCGAAGCTTGCCGGCAATTCGGATCTGCGCGTGCTTGCCTGCCACATCTACCCCAACGCCCTGCCGCCGATGATGGTGCAGGTGTCGCTGAACCTCGGCTGGGCGATCCTGAATGCCGCGGGCCTCAGCTTCATCGGCCTCGGTGTGCGCCCGCCCACCGCCGAATGGGGCATCATGGTTGCCGAAGGGGCGAATTTCATCGTTTCCGGCGAATGGTGGCTGGCGCTCTTTCCGGGGGCGATGCTGATGTTCGCAGTGTTCACCTTCAACCTGTTGGGCGACGGCCTGCGCGATATCGTCGACCCGCGGCAGAGGACCTGA
- a CDS encoding ABC transporter ATP-binding protein, with the protein MLNIKDLKVSFQTRGGQVDAVRGVSFELDKGETLGIVGESGSGKSVTSYALMRILDRGGTITGGALDYEGVDLKAATEAAMRDIRGREISMIFQNPRAALNPIRKVGHQLEDVLRRHARATRSTAKAEAIRALEAVKIHNPEERYHAYPFELSGGMCQRIVIAIALACDPHILISDEPTTGLDITTQKAVMDLVSDLIRDRGMSSILITHDLGMAAQYCDRIVVMKDGEIVETGRPEDLFFSPQHAYTRKLVDATPRAGASVRELLPQEMRAPLAPPKRSDTVLLDVRDLKKTYQGKSGPVHAVKGISFQVREGECVGLVGESGCGKSTTSSMLVRLDDPTGGEILFEGEDLAKTPARSFARDPRRSSIQMVFQDATDSFNPRHTAQQLISEPLDRLSKLPRSEKLARVEELADLVGLPRPLLTRFPHQLSGGQKARVGIARAIALNPKFLILDEPTAALDVSIQAVVLNLLVDLRAKLGISYLFVSHDLHVVRLLCDHVIVMKDGEIVEEGPSEQVMQTPSSDYTRELLSAAPHPPAAAGRDLPDIQENIA; encoded by the coding sequence ATGCTGAACATCAAGGATCTCAAGGTTTCCTTCCAGACCCGCGGGGGGCAGGTCGATGCCGTGCGCGGGGTATCCTTCGAGCTGGACAAGGGCGAAACCCTCGGCATCGTCGGGGAATCCGGCTCCGGCAAGTCCGTGACCTCCTACGCGCTGATGCGCATCCTGGACAGGGGCGGGACGATCACCGGCGGCGCGCTCGATTACGAGGGGGTCGACCTGAAGGCGGCGACGGAAGCCGCCATGCGCGACATTCGCGGCCGCGAGATTTCCATGATCTTCCAGAACCCGCGCGCGGCGCTCAACCCGATCCGCAAGGTCGGCCATCAGCTGGAGGACGTGCTGCGCCGCCACGCCAGGGCGACCCGTTCGACGGCGAAGGCGGAGGCAATCCGGGCGCTGGAGGCGGTCAAGATCCACAATCCGGAAGAGCGGTATCATGCCTATCCGTTCGAGCTCTCCGGCGGAATGTGCCAGCGCATCGTCATCGCCATCGCGCTTGCCTGCGATCCGCATATCCTGATTTCCGACGAGCCGACCACGGGTCTCGACATCACCACCCAGAAGGCGGTGATGGACCTGGTCAGCGACCTGATCCGCGACCGGGGCATGAGTTCGATCCTGATCACGCACGACCTGGGCATGGCCGCGCAATATTGCGACCGGATCGTCGTCATGAAGGACGGGGAGATCGTCGAGACGGGGCGGCCGGAAGACCTGTTCTTTTCGCCGCAGCATGCTTATACCCGCAAGCTCGTCGATGCGACGCCGCGGGCGGGGGCTTCGGTGCGGGAGTTGCTGCCGCAGGAAATGCGCGCACCGCTTGCGCCGCCGAAACGCTCCGACACGGTGCTTCTCGACGTGCGCGACCTGAAGAAGACCTACCAGGGCAAGTCCGGCCCGGTGCACGCGGTCAAGGGAATCTCGTTCCAGGTGAGGGAAGGGGAATGCGTCGGGCTCGTCGGCGAATCCGGTTGCGGCAAGTCGACCACGTCCTCCATGCTGGTGCGGCTCGACGATCCGACCGGCGGCGAAATCCTCTTCGAGGGCGAGGATCTGGCAAAGACGCCGGCGCGCTCCTTCGCCCGCGACCCGCGCCGGTCCAGCATCCAGATGGTGTTTCAGGATGCGACCGACAGCTTCAATCCGCGCCATACCGCGCAGCAGCTGATTTCAGAACCGCTCGACCGTCTGTCGAAACTGCCACGGTCGGAAAAGCTTGCGCGGGTGGAGGAACTGGCCGATCTGGTCGGTCTGCCCCGGCCGTTGCTGACCCGCTTCCCGCATCAGCTTTCCGGAGGGCAGAAGGCTCGTGTCGGCATTGCCCGGGCCATCGCGCTCAACCCGAAGTTCCTTATCCTCGACGAGCCGACGGCGGCGCTTGACGTCTCCATTCAGGCGGTGGTGCTCAATCTTCTGGTGGATCTGAGGGCCAAACTCGGTATCAGTTACCTGTTCGTCAGTCATGATCTCCACGTGGTCCGCCTGTTGTGCGACCATGTGATCGTCATGAAGGACGGCGAGATCGTCGAGGAAGGACCGTCGGAACAGGTGATGCAGACCCCGTCGTCGGACTATACGCGCGAGCTGCTTTCAGCCGCGCCCCATCCGCCCGCAGCGGCCGGCCGTGATCTGCCGGACATTCAAGAAAACATTGCATAA
- the atzF gene encoding allophanate hydrolase has protein sequence MNDLPFTLSALKAAYASGTRPEAVIEEVYRRIAEVDDPGIFIHLYDKQQVLDAAKALGPYDPDKPLWGVPFAIKDNIDDGGKPTTAACPVFEYTAKQDAFVVARLKAAGALAIGKTNLDQFATGLVGVRSPYQPPLNAVDPKIVPGGSSSGSAVAVGHGIVSFSLGTDTAGSGRVPGMMNNIAGLKPTLGALSASGVVPACRTLDTISIFALTVADAYEAYAAAAGYDPEDAYSRHIRVAPLGDMPPVLRVGIPDDASIEFFGDTVQEASFYETVETLKALGATIEKVDFTPFYDVAKMLYEGAWVAERHTVLQELMETQPEAVHPVTREVVGKAIGLTATDAFRGIYRLKELGRKTESVLAGLDLLCVPTAPTFYSVQDLIEDPIGPNSRYGTYTNFVNLLDMCGLAVPVSPRSDGRPGSVTLLAAAGEDGLLASIGIQLEQACAHELGATGWELPDPPATAPVAQADELALAVCGAHMSGMSLNRELTSRGARFLETSKTSDAYRLYALAGGPPSRPGLVRAEPGSGSEIDLEIWAVPLQEVGSFLATIPAPLGLGSLVLADGRTVQGFVCEGAGVAGAEDITGLKGWRAYIASEDGTLAASA, from the coding sequence ATGAACGACCTTCCTTTCACGCTCTCCGCCCTCAAAGCCGCTTATGCGTCGGGAACACGTCCCGAAGCGGTGATCGAGGAAGTCTACCGGCGCATCGCCGAGGTCGACGATCCGGGGATCTTCATTCATCTCTACGACAAGCAGCAAGTGCTGGATGCCGCGAAGGCATTGGGTCCTTACGATCCGGACAAGCCGCTGTGGGGTGTTCCCTTTGCCATCAAGGACAACATCGACGACGGCGGCAAGCCGACGACCGCCGCCTGTCCGGTTTTCGAATATACGGCCAAGCAGGATGCCTTCGTCGTCGCCCGGCTGAAGGCGGCGGGGGCGCTTGCCATCGGCAAGACCAACCTGGACCAGTTCGCCACCGGTCTCGTCGGTGTCCGTTCGCCCTACCAGCCGCCGCTGAATGCGGTCGATCCCAAGATCGTTCCGGGCGGATCGTCTTCCGGTTCCGCGGTCGCGGTCGGCCACGGCATCGTCAGTTTCTCCCTCGGGACCGACACGGCCGGTTCCGGCCGGGTGCCGGGGATGATGAACAACATCGCCGGGCTCAAACCCACTCTCGGCGCCCTTTCCGCCAGCGGCGTGGTTCCGGCCTGCCGCACGCTGGACACGATTTCGATCTTCGCCCTGACCGTTGCCGATGCCTATGAAGCTTATGCGGCGGCGGCCGGCTACGACCCGGAAGACGCCTATTCGCGTCACATCCGCGTCGCGCCCCTGGGCGACATGCCGCCCGTCTTGCGCGTTGGCATTCCGGATGACGCCAGCATCGAGTTCTTCGGCGACACGGTACAGGAAGCTTCGTTCTACGAGACGGTCGAGACCCTGAAGGCACTGGGCGCCACGATTGAGAAGGTCGACTTCACCCCGTTCTACGACGTGGCGAAGATGCTCTACGAGGGCGCCTGGGTCGCCGAGCGCCACACTGTTCTGCAGGAGCTGATGGAAACCCAACCGGAGGCCGTTCATCCGGTGACGCGCGAAGTCGTCGGCAAGGCCATCGGCCTGACGGCGACGGATGCCTTCCGTGGCATCTACCGGCTGAAGGAACTGGGGCGGAAGACCGAATCCGTCCTGGCCGGTCTCGATCTGCTGTGCGTGCCGACGGCGCCGACCTTCTATTCGGTCCAGGACCTGATCGAAGATCCGATCGGCCCGAATTCGCGCTACGGCACCTACACCAACTTCGTCAACCTCCTCGACATGTGCGGGCTCGCCGTGCCGGTCTCGCCGCGCTCCGACGGCCGTCCGGGCAGTGTCACCCTGCTGGCGGCCGCCGGTGAGGACGGGTTACTGGCTTCGATCGGTATTCAGCTGGAACAGGCCTGCGCCCATGAACTGGGCGCCACCGGCTGGGAACTACCCGATCCGCCCGCCACGGCTCCGGTCGCGCAGGCGGACGAACTGGCGCTTGCCGTCTGCGGCGCGCATATGTCCGGCATGTCGCTGAACCGCGAACTGACCTCGCGCGGCGCCCGGTTTCTGGAGACGTCCAAGACCAGCGACGCCTATCGGCTCTACGCCCTTGCCGGCGGTCCGCCGAGCCGTCCGGGTCTGGTCCGCGCCGAGCCCGGTTCGGGCAGCGAGATCGACCTGGAAATCTGGGCGGTCCCGCTGCAGGAAGTCGGCTCGTTCCTTGCCACCATTCCGGCTCCGCTCGGCCTTGGATCTCTGGTTCTCGCCGACGGCCGCACGGTTCAGGGCTTTGTGTGCGAAGGGGCAGGGGTCGCCGGGGCGGAAGACATCACCGGCCTGAAGGGCTGGCGCGCCTATATCGCGTCGGAGGACGGAACGCTGGCAGCGTCAGCCTGA
- a CDS encoding ABC transporter ATP-binding protein: MKPMDAHLPSPSTRTGSSRPFITLSGISKTFPDSSKGNEGAVEALRSVSFSFPRNTFVSIVGHSGCGKSTLLRIVGGLETASSGLLQIDGMSPPDFSKDRPFGFVFQDAGLLPWKTTLENVRLSLDILNIETPAIRDRRAREMLDLVHLSGFEDRYPAHLSGGMRQRASIARSLCYRPEVLLMDEPFGALDDFTRREMGDELLRIYAQRQATVLFVTHSLSEAVLLSDFVVVLLPRPGRVEKIIPIELERPRGSAVRSSAQFAAYVAELEALIFGEGT; the protein is encoded by the coding sequence ATGAAGCCCATGGACGCGCACCTCCCATCGCCATCCACCAGGACAGGTTCGTCACGCCCCTTCATCACCCTTAGCGGAATTTCCAAGACCTTTCCCGATAGCAGCAAGGGAAATGAAGGTGCCGTCGAGGCGCTGAGATCCGTGTCCTTTTCCTTTCCGCGCAACACCTTCGTTTCTATCGTCGGCCATAGCGGCTGCGGAAAGTCGACGCTTCTGCGGATCGTGGGGGGCCTGGAGACGGCGTCGTCCGGGCTGCTCCAGATCGACGGCATGAGCCCGCCGGATTTCAGCAAGGACCGGCCGTTCGGTTTCGTGTTCCAGGATGCGGGCCTGCTGCCTTGGAAGACAACGCTGGAGAATGTGCGCCTGTCGCTCGACATCCTCAATATCGAGACGCCGGCGATCCGTGACCGCCGGGCGCGGGAAATGCTCGACCTCGTGCATCTCAGCGGTTTTGAAGACCGGTATCCGGCCCATCTGTCCGGCGGTATGCGTCAGCGCGCCTCCATCGCGCGCTCACTCTGCTACCGCCCGGAAGTTCTGCTCATGGACGAACCCTTCGGCGCACTCGACGACTTCACGCGGCGGGAAATGGGCGATGAACTTTTGCGCATCTACGCCCAGCGCCAGGCGACGGTGCTGTTCGTCACCCATTCGCTGAGCGAGGCGGTGCTTCTGTCCGATTTCGTTGTGGTGCTGCTGCCGCGACCGGGTCGGGTGGAAAAGATCATTCCGATCGAGCTGGAAAGGCCCCGCGGCAGTGCTGTGCGCTCCAGCGCACAATTCGCAGCCTATGTCGCCGAACTCGAGGCCCTGATTTTCGGAGAAGGGACATGA
- a CDS encoding ABC transporter permease, which yields MSTGHGKFLEGLQAQLKSKGPPLLLFLALGIAWEAVVVFRDIPRFLLPAPSVIIARMITDWHSLAVNAGVTLLAASLGFVIGTTIAILLSISFLYSRSFERAVFPWAIVLKTIPILAIAPLLTIWLGFGIAPKIAIAAIACVFPTLVNMTRGLRSLDKSVLDFMAIIHADQADLLRHARLFAALPYLFSAMKITVGMSVIGAIVAEFTGANQGIGTIIVNAGYRQDAVMLFSAIFVTSAATVIFFYVVVLLEKLALFWPGADIEN from the coding sequence ATGAGCACCGGGCACGGCAAATTTCTCGAAGGCCTGCAGGCGCAGCTCAAGAGCAAGGGGCCGCCGCTGCTTCTGTTCCTGGCTCTCGGCATCGCCTGGGAGGCGGTGGTGGTCTTCCGCGACATTCCGCGCTTTCTGCTGCCGGCGCCCTCGGTCATCATCGCCCGCATGATCACGGACTGGCACAGCCTGGCGGTCAATGCCGGGGTCACGCTGCTTGCCGCCTCGCTGGGGTTCGTCATCGGGACGACGATCGCGATCCTCTTGTCGATCAGTTTCCTTTATTCGCGCAGCTTCGAACGTGCGGTCTTCCCCTGGGCGATCGTGCTGAAGACCATTCCGATCCTGGCGATCGCGCCGCTCCTGACCATCTGGCTGGGGTTCGGTATTGCTCCGAAAATCGCCATCGCGGCCATTGCCTGCGTCTTTCCAACCCTCGTCAACATGACGCGGGGCCTGCGCAGTCTGGACAAGTCGGTGCTCGACTTCATGGCCATCATTCATGCCGATCAGGCGGATCTTCTGCGTCACGCCCGCCTGTTCGCCGCGTTGCCCTACCTGTTCTCCGCCATGAAGATCACCGTTGGCATGTCGGTCATCGGTGCCATTGTCGCCGAGTTTACCGGCGCCAACCAGGGCATCGGCACCATCATCGTGAATGCCGGCTACCGGCAGGACGCGGTCATGCTGTTTTCCGCGATTTTCGTCACTTCCGCCGCCACGGTCATCTTTTTCTACGTCGTGGTCCTGCTGGAAAAGCTCGCGCTGTTCTGGCCGGGCGCCGACATCGAAAACTGA
- a CDS encoding ABC transporter substrate-binding protein, producing MQAITSHFRHALVASVLSLSAVLPAHATEDVSLRISWLMNVQNAGYVMALEKGFYEDAGLNVEIFTGGPNINSTAMVASGQNTFGTNDVSTILFGNAQGMDLVIVGACFQKNPAGVLSLAKTGIKEPKDLEGKTLAYTEGGPWTYTQAMLNAAGVDMDKINKVVMAGNEVLMTGQVDAKTSFVVNEPVALQVQGYETATLVPADYGVNAYAETIFTTADYAAENADTIKGFMSATAKGWDYAFSHQEEAVAAVLARNPELNPEQQKRQLALEEDFVKSADTAKNGLCSVETSKVADSYEILKAYGGLEGDLDIPAMVKTEFNVGQ from the coding sequence ATGCAAGCAATCACCAGCCATTTCCGCCACGCCCTGGTCGCTTCCGTCCTTTCCCTGTCCGCCGTGCTGCCAGCTCATGCCACGGAGGATGTCAGCCTTCGCATTTCCTGGCTGATGAATGTGCAGAATGCGGGCTATGTCATGGCCCTGGAAAAAGGTTTTTACGAGGATGCCGGCCTCAACGTCGAGATTTTTACCGGTGGCCCCAACATCAATTCGACAGCCATGGTTGCCTCCGGCCAGAACACCTTCGGCACCAACGATGTGAGCACCATCCTGTTCGGCAATGCGCAAGGGATGGATCTGGTGATCGTCGGAGCCTGCTTCCAGAAGAATCCGGCCGGCGTTCTCTCGCTCGCCAAGACGGGGATCAAGGAACCCAAGGATCTGGAGGGCAAGACGCTCGCCTATACCGAAGGCGGACCCTGGACCTATACCCAGGCCATGCTGAACGCAGCCGGTGTCGATATGGACAAGATCAACAAGGTGGTGATGGCCGGCAACGAGGTGCTGATGACCGGCCAGGTCGATGCCAAAACCTCCTTCGTCGTCAACGAGCCGGTTGCCCTTCAGGTCCAGGGCTATGAGACCGCGACGCTGGTCCCTGCCGATTACGGTGTCAACGCCTATGCGGAGACGATTTTCACGACGGCCGACTACGCGGCTGAGAATGCGGATACCATCAAGGGCTTCATGAGCGCTACGGCCAAGGGCTGGGACTATGCGTTCAGCCATCAGGAGGAAGCCGTGGCCGCGGTACTCGCGCGCAATCCGGAACTCAACCCGGAACAGCAGAAGCGTCAGCTGGCGCTCGAGGAGGATTTCGTCAAGTCGGCGGACACGGCCAAGAACGGGCTGTGCAGCGTGGAGACCTCAAAAGTGGCCGACTCCTATGAAATCCTCAAGGCTTACGGCGGGCTGGAGGGCGACCTCGATATTCCCGCGATGGTCAAGACGGAATTTAACGTCGGCCAATAA
- a CDS encoding GntR family transcriptional regulator, with amino-acid sequence MLYLEVASKIKSEFSDGRFSPGALLPSENHFVDAFSVSRTTIRKALRSLEEEGFLERRQGQGTFLRAGKYMRRVSSALDFVSHGKRSGGRPATRLLSREVRSKSIAETSLFDNLTSDVVFEIKRLRLMEGKACVLQTSVLTAVELNSYPASDFENRSLYKILEQDFGILVGPVKETLTCCNAPADVAELLGLDSGDAVFVSHRIVRSKAGEVVEISRNHIRSDRYCFVQDSAILGHAE; translated from the coding sequence ATGCTGTACCTAGAGGTTGCCAGCAAAATCAAATCCGAGTTTAGCGACGGACGGTTTTCGCCGGGTGCGTTGCTGCCATCGGAAAATCATTTCGTCGATGCGTTCTCCGTCAGCCGAACAACCATCCGCAAGGCGCTCCGTAGTCTCGAGGAAGAAGGGTTCCTCGAAAGGCGGCAGGGGCAGGGAACCTTTCTGCGCGCCGGCAAGTACATGAGACGGGTCTCCAGTGCGCTGGATTTTGTCTCTCATGGCAAGCGGTCCGGAGGGCGCCCTGCGACGCGGCTTCTCTCCAGGGAGGTTCGGTCAAAAAGCATTGCCGAGACTTCTCTTTTCGACAACCTGACAAGCGATGTCGTCTTCGAGATCAAGCGCCTGCGCCTGATGGAAGGCAAGGCCTGTGTTTTGCAGACGTCTGTCCTGACGGCCGTCGAGCTCAATTCCTATCCCGCATCCGACTTTGAAAACCGATCGCTTTACAAAATTCTCGAGCAGGACTTCGGTATCCTTGTCGGTCCCGTAAAGGAGACGCTGACCTGCTGCAACGCACCGGCTGATGTCGCCGAATTGTTGGGTCTGGACTCCGGTGACGCGGTGTTCGTTTCGCATCGTATCGTTCGAAGCAAAGCTGGGGAGGTCGTCGAGATTTCGCGAAACCACATTCGATCGGATCGGTATTGCTTCGTTCAGGATTCCGCGATCCTGGGGCATGCCGAATGA